The proteins below are encoded in one region of Paeniglutamicibacter cryotolerans:
- a CDS encoding ribonuclease J, with product MGVTPVDIAEPSLLGPPPALERGTLRIVPLGGLAEIGRNMAVFEIDSKLLIIDCGVLFPEEFQPGVDVILPDFSYIKDRLDDVLGVVLTHGHEDHIGAVPYLLRLKKDIPLIGSRLTLALVEAKLAEHRITPFTLTVKEEQVEKIGPFELEFIAVNHSIPDALAVFIRTAAGTVLHTGDFKMDQLPLDGRITDLRHFARLGEEGVDLFMPDSTNADVPGFTTAEKEIGPVLQGLFGHADKRIIVASFSSHIHRVQQVLDAAQMHGRKVAFIGRSMVRNMGIAAKLGYLKVPEGLVIDIKEADALPDEQVVLMSTGSQGEPMAALSRMATGDHRIQIGTGDTVILASSLIPGNENAVFRVINGLMRMGAEVIHKGMAKVHVSGHAAAGELLYCYNILKPANVMPVHGETRHLIANGKLAVESGVPRQNVLLTEDGYVVDLVAGTASIVGQVDCGYVYVDGNKVGTITDDDLKDRVTLGEEGFISVISVVNRRTGTIVSGPDIHARGVAEDDSVFEEIKPKIAEALAEAVRNNPGHTTHQLQQVVRRVIGAWVARKLRRRPMIVPVVLEV from the coding sequence ATGGGAGTTACTCCGGTGGACATCGCGGAGCCCTCGCTGCTGGGCCCGCCGCCGGCACTTGAGCGCGGAACGCTGCGCATCGTGCCACTTGGCGGCCTGGCGGAGATCGGCCGGAACATGGCCGTCTTCGAAATCGATTCGAAACTGTTGATCATCGACTGCGGGGTGCTCTTCCCGGAGGAGTTCCAACCCGGCGTGGATGTCATCCTGCCCGACTTCAGCTACATCAAGGACCGCCTCGACGACGTGCTCGGCGTCGTGCTCACGCATGGCCACGAGGACCACATCGGCGCCGTCCCGTACTTGCTGCGGCTCAAGAAGGACATCCCGCTGATCGGGTCCCGGCTCACCCTGGCACTGGTCGAGGCGAAGCTCGCCGAACACCGGATCACGCCCTTCACCCTCACCGTGAAGGAGGAACAGGTCGAGAAGATCGGCCCGTTCGAACTCGAATTCATCGCCGTGAACCACTCCATCCCCGACGCGCTGGCGGTGTTCATCAGAACCGCGGCCGGCACCGTGCTGCACACCGGCGACTTCAAGATGGACCAGCTGCCGCTGGATGGGCGCATCACCGACCTGCGCCACTTCGCCCGGCTCGGCGAGGAAGGCGTGGACCTGTTCATGCCCGACTCGACGAACGCCGACGTGCCCGGCTTCACCACGGCCGAAAAGGAAATCGGACCGGTGCTGCAGGGGCTCTTCGGCCACGCCGACAAGCGCATCATCGTCGCCTCCTTCTCCTCGCACATCCACCGGGTGCAGCAGGTGCTCGACGCGGCGCAGATGCATGGGCGCAAGGTGGCTTTCATCGGCCGCTCGATGGTGCGCAACATGGGCATCGCGGCGAAACTCGGCTATCTCAAGGTTCCCGAGGGCTTGGTGATCGACATCAAGGAAGCCGACGCGCTGCCCGACGAACAGGTCGTGCTGATGTCCACCGGTTCGCAGGGCGAGCCGATGGCGGCGCTCTCGCGCATGGCCACCGGTGACCACCGGATTCAGATCGGCACCGGGGACACAGTGATCCTCGCCTCATCGCTGATTCCCGGCAATGAGAACGCCGTCTTCCGGGTGATCAACGGGCTGATGCGCATGGGCGCCGAGGTGATCCACAAGGGCATGGCCAAGGTGCACGTCTCGGGCCACGCTGCCGCGGGCGAACTGCTCTACTGCTACAACATCCTCAAGCCGGCCAACGTGATGCCGGTGCATGGGGAAACCCGGCACCTGATCGCCAACGGCAAGCTTGCCGTCGAATCCGGAGTGCCCCGGCAGAACGTGCTGCTCACCGAGGACGGCTATGTCGTCGACCTCGTGGCCGGGACGGCGTCCATCGTCGGCCAGGTCGACTGCGGCTACGTCTATGTCGACGGCAATAAGGTCGGCACCATCACCGACGACGACCTCAAGGACCGGGTCACCCTGGGTGAGGAGGGTTTCATCTCGGTGATCTCCGTCGTCAACCGACGCACCGGCACCATCGTCTCGGGACCGGACATCCACGCCCGCGGCGTGGCGGAGGACGATTCGGTGTTCGAGGAGATCAAGCCGAAGATCGCCGAGGCCCTGGCCGAGGCGGTGCGGAACAATCCCGGACACACCACGCACCAGCTCCAGCAAGTAGTCAGGCGCGTGATCGGGGCCTGGGTGGCACGCAAGTTGCGCCGCCGCCCGATGATCGTCCCGGTGGTCCTGGAAGTCTGA
- a CDS encoding FtsK/SpoIIIE family DNA translocase: MATRTSSGQSKSSGRPTTGTSASRSKGTGTSTPRGKKPVVPEIPDVPLPLRMVRGAWMGIARVVGGAFRKIGHDVHPEYGIRRDGTGLFLVIIAVIVASVEWWGLRGIGWYGGFVHSVAGGTFGFMATVLPIVLLLGAIRLFRWPEDFRANNRIGIGLALGTVAGSGIAAVAGGMPPINAPFDELWNAGGVIGFLVTAPFAALLKYWGTLILMIGLLFLALMITTATPFRHIGSRLREAYERLMGQRSDAPAGSVTGEHDQSYLYDTEVPVKKPRRKRSLFGRDKDADATTALDELGYTGDQAYDTAVIGDHDYAEAADYEPEDIEPAEPAIRPGVRRPTKAERDMAEVMAAVGLGGEAEPATEAMAVIPDPDATTVVPRIPNVAPRMPETPLPPIPQRTEQLQLSGDVTYTLPQSDYLPAGPPSKERSEANDAIVAALTDTLNQFNVDAQVTGFSRGPTVTRYEIELSPGTKVERVTALAKNISYAVASSDVRILSPIPGKSAIGIEIPNADKEIVALGDVLRSHNARKTDHPMVMGVGKDVEGGFVVANLAKMPHLLVAGATGAGKSSFVNSMITSILMRATPDEVRMVMVDPKRVELTAYEGVPHLITPIITNPKKAAEALQWVVKEMDTRYDDLANFGFKHVDDFNKAVRAGKVIPPEGSKRVMKTYPYLLVIVDELADLMMVAPRDVEDSIVRITQLARAAGIHLVLATQRPSVDVVTGLIKANVPSRMAFATSSVTDSRVVLDQPGAEKLLGQGDALFLPMGQSKPMRVQGAWVTESEIHRVVEHVKGQLAAEYRSDVAVEAPKKQIEDDIGDDLELLLQATELVVTTQFGSTSMLQRKLRVGFAKAGRLMDLLESRGVVGPSEGSKARDVLVKPDDLPAVLAAMRGDEAAAEDVVPTAVEAALAENANANHYGVDLVAQDLDNREQAVDYFDGDDEGGSEDAWNLTGR; the protein is encoded by the coding sequence ATGGCCACCCGAACTTCCTCCGGCCAGTCGAAGTCCTCCGGACGTCCCACGACTGGCACCTCAGCGTCCCGATCCAAGGGCACAGGCACCTCCACGCCCCGAGGAAAGAAGCCCGTGGTGCCCGAAATCCCCGACGTGCCGCTGCCGCTGCGCATGGTGCGCGGAGCGTGGATGGGCATCGCCCGGGTCGTCGGTGGCGCCTTCCGGAAGATCGGGCACGACGTGCACCCGGAGTACGGGATCCGCCGCGACGGGACCGGGCTCTTCCTGGTCATCATCGCCGTGATCGTCGCCAGCGTCGAATGGTGGGGGCTGCGCGGGATCGGCTGGTACGGCGGCTTCGTGCACTCGGTCGCCGGCGGCACGTTCGGCTTCATGGCCACCGTGCTGCCGATCGTCCTGCTGCTCGGAGCCATCAGGCTCTTCCGCTGGCCCGAGGACTTCCGGGCCAACAACCGCATCGGCATCGGGCTGGCGCTGGGTACCGTGGCCGGTTCCGGCATAGCCGCCGTCGCCGGCGGAATGCCTCCAATCAACGCGCCCTTCGATGAGCTCTGGAACGCCGGCGGCGTGATCGGCTTCCTGGTCACCGCCCCGTTTGCCGCTCTGCTGAAGTACTGGGGCACGCTGATCCTGATGATCGGCCTGCTGTTCCTGGCGTTGATGATCACCACAGCAACGCCGTTCAGGCACATCGGTTCGCGACTGCGCGAGGCCTACGAGCGGCTTATGGGCCAGCGCTCGGACGCGCCGGCCGGATCGGTCACGGGAGAGCACGACCAGAGTTACCTCTATGACACCGAGGTCCCGGTGAAGAAGCCACGCCGCAAGCGGAGCCTCTTCGGCCGCGACAAGGACGCCGACGCCACCACGGCGCTCGATGAACTGGGCTACACCGGCGACCAGGCCTACGACACGGCCGTGATCGGCGACCACGACTACGCCGAAGCGGCCGACTACGAGCCCGAAGACATCGAGCCGGCGGAACCGGCAATCCGCCCCGGCGTGCGCCGTCCCACTAAGGCCGAACGCGACATGGCCGAGGTCATGGCAGCCGTCGGGCTGGGAGGGGAGGCCGAACCTGCCACCGAGGCCATGGCCGTCATCCCGGACCCCGACGCCACCACGGTGGTGCCGAGGATCCCCAACGTTGCCCCACGCATGCCCGAAACCCCGCTGCCCCCGATCCCGCAGCGCACCGAACAGCTCCAGCTCTCCGGAGACGTGACCTACACGCTGCCGCAGTCCGACTACCTGCCCGCCGGCCCGCCCTCGAAGGAACGTTCCGAGGCAAACGACGCCATCGTCGCTGCACTGACCGACACGCTGAACCAATTCAATGTCGACGCGCAGGTCACCGGCTTCAGCCGTGGGCCAACGGTCACCCGGTACGAGATCGAACTCTCCCCGGGCACCAAGGTCGAACGAGTCACCGCTCTCGCGAAGAACATCTCCTACGCCGTCGCCTCCTCCGACGTGCGCATCCTGTCCCCGATCCCGGGCAAGAGCGCCATCGGCATCGAAATCCCGAACGCCGACAAGGAAATCGTCGCCCTGGGCGATGTGTTGCGCAGCCACAACGCCCGCAAGACCGACCATCCGATGGTCATGGGGGTGGGCAAGGACGTCGAGGGCGGCTTCGTCGTGGCCAACCTGGCCAAGATGCCTCACCTGCTCGTGGCCGGTGCCACCGGTGCCGGCAAGTCCTCGTTCGTGAACTCGATGATCACCTCGATCCTGATGCGCGCCACGCCCGACGAGGTGCGCATGGTCATGGTCGACCCCAAGCGCGTGGAACTCACCGCCTACGAGGGTGTCCCGCACCTGATCACCCCCATCATCACCAACCCGAAGAAGGCGGCCGAGGCGCTGCAGTGGGTGGTGAAGGAGATGGACACCCGCTACGACGACCTGGCCAACTTCGGCTTCAAGCACGTGGACGACTTCAACAAGGCAGTCCGCGCCGGCAAGGTCATTCCGCCCGAGGGTTCCAAGCGGGTCATGAAGACCTACCCGTACCTGCTGGTCATCGTCGATGAGCTCGCCGACCTGATGATGGTCGCCCCGCGCGACGTCGAGGACTCGATCGTGCGCATCACCCAGCTCGCCCGTGCCGCGGGCATCCACCTGGTACTGGCCACCCAGCGTCCCTCCGTGGACGTGGTCACCGGACTGATCAAGGCCAACGTGCCCTCGCGCATGGCCTTCGCCACCTCATCGGTCACCGACTCCCGCGTGGTACTTGATCAGCCCGGCGCGGAGAAGCTGCTGGGCCAGGGTGACGCGCTCTTCCTGCCCATGGGCCAGTCCAAGCCAATGCGCGTGCAGGGCGCCTGGGTCACCGAATCGGAGATCCACCGCGTCGTCGAGCACGTCAAGGGCCAGCTCGCCGCCGAATACCGCTCAGACGTTGCAGTCGAGGCGCCGAAGAAGCAGATCGAAGACGACATCGGAGACGATCTTGAGCTGCTGCTCCAGGCCACGGAACTGGTTGTCACCACGCAATTCGGGTCCACCTCGATGCTCCAGCGCAAGCTGCGAGTGGGCTTCGCGAAGGCTGGCCGGCTGATGGACCTGCTCGAATCCCGAGGCGTCGTGGGGCCCTCCGAGGGTTCCAAGGCCCGCGACGTCCTGGTCAAACCCGATGACCTGCCGGCTGTGCTTGCCGCAATGCGCGGGGACGAGGCGGCCGCCGAGGACGTCGTCCCGACGGCCGTGGAGGCGGCCCTGGCGGAGAACGCCAACGCGAACCACTACGGAGTGGACTTGGTGGCGCAGGATCTGGACAACAGGGAACAGGCGGTCGACTACTTTGACGGGGACGACGAGGGCGGTAGCGAGGACGCCTGGAACCTCACCGGAAGGTAG
- the pgsA gene encoding CDP-diacylglycerol--glycerol-3-phosphate 3-phosphatidyltransferase: MTDQTPAPGQAPVPNLNIANVLTTLRIIMVPFFVWALLADGQEYGWLRWVAFGLFALAIYTDKLDGDLARSRNLITSFGKIADPIADKLLTGSALVVLSWIGELPWWITILILVREWGITALRFAVIRYGVMAASRGGKLKTVLQAIAILLYLLPWSQTVPWLGGVAFIVMLIALAATLVTGADYVVKALALRSRTLTKRKGTGN, translated from the coding sequence GTGACTGATCAAACCCCGGCTCCCGGCCAAGCGCCCGTGCCGAACCTCAATATCGCCAATGTGCTCACGACGCTGCGCATCATCATGGTGCCGTTCTTCGTCTGGGCGTTGCTGGCAGACGGGCAGGAGTACGGCTGGTTGCGCTGGGTGGCCTTCGGGCTGTTCGCGCTGGCCATCTATACCGACAAGCTCGACGGGGACCTGGCCCGCAGCCGGAATCTGATCACCAGCTTCGGCAAGATAGCTGACCCGATTGCGGACAAGTTGCTGACCGGCTCAGCGCTCGTAGTGCTCTCCTGGATAGGCGAGCTGCCCTGGTGGATCACCATTCTCATCCTGGTCCGCGAATGGGGCATCACGGCCCTGCGCTTCGCCGTGATCAGGTACGGGGTGATGGCCGCATCGCGCGGCGGCAAGCTCAAGACGGTGCTGCAGGCCATCGCCATCCTGCTCTACCTGCTGCCCTGGTCCCAGACGGTGCCGTGGCTGGGTGGCGTGGCATTTATCGTGATGCTCATTGCCTTGGCGGCCACGCTGGTTACCGGAGCAGACTACGTCGTCAAGGCGCTGGCGCTGCGATCGCGCACGCTGACCAAACGCAAGGGCACGGGAAACTAG
- a CDS encoding CinA family protein, whose protein sequence is MVGSPVNAARPVDPAQRIVEAAGAHALSVATAESLTAGLVAARIADVPGASAVLRGGVISYANEVKERLLGVDADLLDRAGSVDGEVARQMAVGALSACGAVVAVSTTGAAGPSPHDGKPVGTVFVGYADAAGSGFTEFHFAGDRVSIRNQACDEALRILADHLEG, encoded by the coding sequence ATGGTGGGCTCCCCGGTGAACGCGGCGCGGCCAGTAGATCCTGCACAGCGGATCGTGGAGGCTGCTGGTGCGCACGCACTGAGCGTGGCAACAGCCGAGTCGTTGACCGCCGGGTTGGTGGCGGCACGTATCGCCGACGTCCCGGGGGCCTCCGCCGTCCTGCGTGGGGGAGTGATCTCTTATGCGAACGAGGTCAAGGAACGGCTGCTGGGCGTCGACGCGGACCTGCTCGATCGAGCCGGTTCGGTGGATGGCGAGGTGGCACGGCAGATGGCCGTCGGGGCGCTGAGCGCCTGCGGTGCCGTGGTGGCGGTTTCCACCACGGGGGCCGCCGGCCCGAGCCCCCACGATGGCAAGCCCGTCGGCACGGTGTTCGTGGGTTACGCCGACGCGGCGGGCAGCGGGTTCACTGAATTCCATTTCGCCGGCGACCGCGTCTCGATCCGGAATCAAGCATGTGACGAGGCGTTGCGAATTCTCGCGGACCACCTTGAGGGTTAG
- a CDS encoding helix-turn-helix domain-containing protein produces MVKQPVSVNGVVRWRDVGLANEVRREQEERKMVVLRHEIGDVLRDVRQRQGRTLREVSHSARVSLGYLSEVERGQKEASSELLSSICSALEIPISIMLREVSDRVAIAEGIIIPDTVPVELASEFAGDIPVELPASLASRMAPSH; encoded by the coding sequence ATGGTCAAGCAACCCGTATCGGTAAACGGTGTGGTCCGGTGGCGCGATGTGGGTCTGGCGAACGAGGTCCGACGCGAGCAGGAGGAGCGCAAAATGGTAGTCCTTCGACACGAGATTGGCGACGTCTTGCGAGACGTCCGCCAGCGCCAGGGTCGTACGCTGCGCGAGGTTTCACACAGCGCCCGCGTTTCCCTCGGGTATCTCTCAGAGGTCGAGCGCGGCCAGAAGGAGGCATCCTCCGAGTTGCTCTCCTCGATCTGCTCAGCCTTGGAGATCCCGATTTCCATCATGCTCCGCGAAGTCAGCGACCGCGTCGCCATCGCCGAGGGAATCATCATTCCCGACACGGTTCCGGTGGAACTGGCCAGCGAATTCGCCGGTGACATCCCCGTTGAGCTGCCGGCCTCGCTAGCGAGCCGCATGGCGCCGAGCCACTAG
- a CDS encoding MarR family winged helix-turn-helix transcriptional regulator produces MNELRHPAPPADRNDDIGVLEDQLSLLWRQSRSNAHQIARRVHPDIEPGAYGLLATLQRCGQLRLTELATEIGVGKPSLSRQISMLEKLGVVSKTADPSDGRAQALSLTPSGLDKLTAAQGARREIFHGILEEWDDSELADLGRLLTKLNESYRGHRDQQA; encoded by the coding sequence ATGAATGAACTACGCCACCCGGCACCCCCGGCTGATCGAAACGACGACATCGGCGTACTGGAAGACCAGCTGAGCCTCCTCTGGCGCCAGTCGCGCTCCAACGCGCACCAGATAGCCCGCCGCGTCCACCCCGACATCGAACCGGGAGCCTACGGCCTCTTGGCAACCCTGCAGCGGTGCGGCCAACTGCGGCTGACCGAACTCGCCACCGAGATCGGAGTCGGGAAGCCCTCGTTGAGCCGCCAGATCAGCATGCTGGAAAAGCTGGGCGTGGTGTCCAAAACGGCCGATCCATCGGACGGCCGCGCCCAGGCCCTCTCGCTGACACCTTCGGGACTCGACAAGCTCACCGCCGCCCAGGGCGCCCGGCGGGAGATCTTCCACGGGATCCTCGAGGAATGGGACGACTCCGAGTTGGCAGACCTCGGCCGCCTGCTGACCAAACTCAACGAATCCTATCGCGGCCACCGGGACCAGCAGGCCTAG
- a CDS encoding DUF3046 domain-containing protein, whose protein sequence is MRNSEFWRLMEDEFGPGYARVLASSLALTKLGGDTAEAALRRGIRPKAIWLEVCEMQDVPMERRLGRDLPLKE, encoded by the coding sequence GTGCGAAATAGTGAATTCTGGCGGCTCATGGAAGACGAATTCGGCCCAGGCTATGCCCGGGTGCTGGCCTCGAGCCTCGCCCTGACCAAGCTCGGCGGCGACACCGCTGAGGCGGCGCTGAGGCGCGGCATCCGTCCTAAGGCGATTTGGCTCGAGGTCTGCGAAATGCAGGACGTGCCAATGGAGCGGCGTTTGGGTCGAGATCTGCCGTTGAAGGAATGA
- the recA gene encoding recombinase RecA: MAAANDREKALEAALAQIDKQFGKGSVMRLGDKAIVPTAVIPTGSVALDLALGIGGLPRGRVVEIYGPESSGKTTVALHAVANAQKLGGIAAFIDAEHALDPEYAKKLGVDTDALLVSQPDTGEQALEIMDMLVGSGSIDIVVIDSVAALVPRAEIEGDMGDSHVGLQARLMSQALRKITGRLAQTKTTAIFINQLREKIGVFFGSPETTTGGKALKFYASIRIDVRRIETLKEGTNAVGNRTRAKIVKNKMAPPFKQAEFDIIYGQGISREGGLIDMGVEHGFVKKSGAWFTYDGDQLGQGKENARKFLRDNPDLTDELERQIKDKLGIGPNSGIIDEGDDSLRVVGTDS; the protein is encoded by the coding sequence ATGGCTGCAGCAAACGACCGCGAGAAGGCCCTGGAAGCGGCGCTCGCCCAAATCGATAAGCAGTTCGGCAAGGGTTCGGTCATGCGTCTGGGTGACAAGGCCATCGTCCCGACTGCCGTGATTCCCACCGGCTCGGTTGCGCTGGACCTCGCCCTGGGCATCGGTGGACTGCCGCGAGGCCGCGTCGTCGAAATCTACGGACCGGAATCCTCGGGTAAGACGACCGTGGCGCTGCACGCGGTGGCTAACGCGCAGAAGCTGGGCGGCATTGCTGCGTTCATCGATGCCGAGCACGCGCTTGATCCGGAATATGCCAAGAAGCTGGGCGTCGATACCGACGCGCTGCTGGTCTCCCAGCCGGATACCGGCGAGCAGGCCCTGGAAATCATGGACATGCTGGTGGGCTCGGGCTCCATCGACATCGTCGTGATCGACTCCGTTGCCGCACTGGTACCTCGTGCCGAAATCGAAGGCGACATGGGCGATAGCCACGTCGGCCTGCAGGCGCGCCTGATGAGCCAGGCCCTGCGTAAGATCACCGGCCGCCTGGCCCAGACCAAGACCACGGCGATCTTCATCAACCAGCTGCGTGAAAAGATCGGCGTGTTCTTCGGCAGTCCGGAGACTACGACCGGCGGCAAGGCGCTGAAGTTCTACGCGTCGATCCGCATCGATGTCCGCCGCATCGAAACGCTGAAGGAAGGCACCAACGCCGTCGGTAACCGCACCCGTGCCAAGATCGTCAAGAACAAGATGGCCCCGCCCTTCAAGCAGGCCGAATTCGACATCATCTACGGCCAGGGCATTTCCCGTGAGGGTGGCCTGATCGACATGGGTGTCGAGCACGGCTTCGTGAAGAAGTCCGGCGCCTGGTTCACCTACGACGGAGACCAGCTGGGCCAGGGCAAGGAAAATGCGCGTAAGTTCCTGCGCGACAACCCGGATCTGACCGACGAGCTGGAACGCCAGATCAAGGACAAGCTGGGCATTGGTCCGAACTCCGGGATCATTGACGAGGGCGATGACTCGCTGCGCGTCGTGGGTACGGACTCCTGA
- a CDS encoding regulatory protein RecX, with the protein MNELHAPKRPTDTPQGAGWPLSAFPATGDDSWGSPDQIPGWADTPEAHQAQPLEPTSAPEWAPRGTGGHPSGKKRARTSGFGSGPAGGQRRKTGGETSAETVERRRTPQSEIDPASQARDIVLRQLTASAKSRDQLRRKLAEKEIPEDIAEQVLDRFEEVNLVDDTAFADAWVRGRARSRGLARSAIRRELRQKGIDDEQAEEALEQLTDEDEAQTARELVDKKLRSPSMGADREREVRRLVGMLCRKGYGPGLAFRIVGEAWDETYSAQY; encoded by the coding sequence TTGAACGAATTGCACGCTCCGAAGCGGCCAACCGACACCCCGCAGGGTGCCGGTTGGCCGCTTTCGGCGTTTCCCGCCACCGGGGACGACAGCTGGGGCTCACCTGATCAAATTCCCGGCTGGGCCGATACTCCCGAAGCTCACCAAGCCCAGCCGCTGGAGCCGACTTCTGCACCGGAGTGGGCACCGCGGGGCACCGGCGGCCATCCGTCAGGGAAGAAGCGGGCCCGCACCTCCGGGTTTGGTTCCGGGCCGGCGGGTGGCCAGAGGCGCAAGACCGGCGGGGAGACGAGCGCCGAAACAGTGGAACGCCGCAGGACGCCCCAGTCCGAAATCGACCCCGCGTCCCAGGCCCGGGACATCGTGCTGCGTCAGCTCACGGCATCTGCCAAGAGCCGGGACCAGCTGCGCAGGAAGCTCGCCGAAAAGGAGATCCCCGAGGATATCGCCGAGCAGGTCCTTGACCGTTTCGAGGAAGTGAACCTGGTCGACGATACGGCTTTTGCCGACGCCTGGGTTCGTGGACGAGCCCGCAGCCGCGGACTGGCCCGCAGCGCGATCCGCCGCGAGCTGCGCCAAAAGGGGATCGACGACGAGCAGGCTGAGGAAGCGCTGGAGCAGCTTACCGACGAGGATGAGGCGCAAACGGCCAGGGAGCTGGTGGACAAGAAGCTGCGCTCTCCCTCCATGGGCGCGGACCGCGAGAGGGAAGTGCGACGGCTCGTGGGGATGCTGTGCCGCAAGGGATACGGCCCCGGGCTGGCGTTCAGGATCGTCGGCGAGGCCTGGGACGAAACGTATTCCGCACAGTACTAG
- the miaB gene encoding tRNA (N6-isopentenyl adenosine(37)-C2)-methylthiotransferase MiaB — MTHPSPASEKQTNASPRTYEVRTYGCQMNVHDSERLSGLLEAAGLVAKDEREPIADVVVFNTCAVRENADNKLYGNLGLLAKVKEARPGMQIAVGGCLAQKDRETILRKAPWVDAVFGTHNVGALPALLERARHNNEAQLEILESLEVFPSTLPTKRESVHSGWVSISVGCNNTCTFCIVPSLRGKERDRRPGEILAEIEALVSDGAIEVTLLGQNVNSYGVEFGDRLAFGKLLRACGKIEGLERVRFTSPHPAAFTDDVIEAMAQTPNVMPQLHMPLQSGSDKVLKDMRRSYRSKKFLGILDKVREQIPDAAISTDIIVGFPGETEQDFQATLDVVERSRFATAFTFQYSKRPGTPAAELEEQLPKAVVQERFERLTALQDRICAEENAKKLGARVEVLVTAHAGRKSSETHRLSGRSKDQRLVHFSVPEGADTPRPGDLVTVTITEAAAFHLVADPTGAQDYELRRSRAGDAWDRAQADSCGVPGQGSVGTKGGVLLGMPALPVRG, encoded by the coding sequence GTGACTCATCCCAGCCCAGCCTCCGAGAAGCAAACCAACGCCAGCCCCCGCACCTACGAGGTGCGGACCTATGGTTGCCAAATGAACGTCCACGACTCCGAGCGGCTCTCCGGGCTGCTTGAGGCCGCCGGACTGGTAGCCAAAGACGAGAGGGAACCGATTGCCGACGTCGTGGTCTTCAACACCTGCGCAGTGCGGGAGAACGCGGACAACAAGCTCTACGGGAACCTGGGCCTGTTGGCCAAGGTCAAGGAAGCCCGCCCGGGCATGCAAATTGCCGTCGGCGGCTGCCTTGCGCAGAAGGACCGAGAGACCATCCTGAGAAAGGCCCCCTGGGTCGACGCCGTCTTTGGGACCCACAATGTTGGTGCCCTGCCTGCCTTGCTGGAACGTGCCCGGCACAACAACGAGGCACAATTGGAGATCCTCGAATCCTTGGAGGTCTTTCCCTCCACCCTGCCCACCAAACGCGAATCGGTGCATTCCGGCTGGGTCTCCATCTCCGTGGGCTGCAACAACACCTGTACCTTCTGCATCGTCCCCTCACTGCGTGGCAAGGAACGGGACCGCCGCCCCGGTGAGATCCTGGCCGAAATCGAGGCGCTTGTCTCCGACGGGGCCATCGAGGTCACTCTCCTCGGCCAGAACGTGAATTCCTATGGAGTCGAATTCGGGGACCGCCTCGCCTTCGGAAAGCTGCTGCGCGCCTGCGGGAAAATCGAGGGCCTGGAACGGGTGCGCTTCACCAGCCCCCACCCGGCTGCCTTCACGGACGATGTCATCGAGGCCATGGCACAGACACCGAACGTCATGCCGCAGCTTCACATGCCACTGCAGTCCGGATCGGACAAGGTGCTCAAGGACATGCGCCGCTCATACCGCTCGAAGAAGTTCCTCGGCATTCTGGATAAGGTGCGCGAACAGATTCCCGATGCCGCGATCAGCACGGATATCATTGTTGGCTTCCCCGGTGAAACCGAGCAGGATTTCCAGGCGACACTGGACGTGGTTGAACGCTCCCGCTTCGCCACGGCCTTCACCTTCCAGTACTCGAAGCGCCCCGGCACCCCGGCGGCCGAACTTGAGGAGCAACTTCCCAAGGCTGTCGTGCAGGAACGCTTCGAGCGGCTTACTGCGCTGCAGGACAGGATCTGTGCCGAGGAAAACGCGAAGAAGCTCGGTGCCCGGGTGGAGGTTCTTGTCACGGCCCACGCCGGCCGGAAGTCCTCCGAAACGCACCGGCTCTCGGGCCGTTCCAAAGACCAGCGGCTGGTGCACTTCTCGGTCCCCGAGGGCGCGGATACGCCTCGACCCGGAGACCTGGTCACCGTGACCATCACCGAGGCGGCGGCCTTCCACTTGGTCGCGGATCCGACCGGGGCTCAGGATTACGAACTGCGTCGCTCGCGGGCGGGCGACGCCTGGGACAGGGCGCAGGCCGATTCCTGCGGGGTTCCGGGACAGGGTAGCGTCGGCACGAAAGGTGGCGTGTTGCTGGGCATGCCGGCGCTGCCGGTGCGCGGTTAG